One Dermacentor silvarum isolate Dsil-2018 chromosome 10, BIME_Dsil_1.4, whole genome shotgun sequence genomic window carries:
- the LOC119431972 gene encoding uncharacterized protein LOC119431972: protein MAATPTNQPAPRGRGRGRSRVRPDIQLVHAANSNTAADITGKLNVACGAAPSVPVRDFAADQLAYRRIDPIGTRGGGDASAPAAVNSRRADKTTKSPRNGQRSWHSHASGVRDSTESKPKSRPMLSTNNSSDLPVSHVSSLPRRCRAEPRCASLPERSGQQRRPLAEKVPHDRSNSKTDAMTCRPSSGYPPGTKPFARSSKSWKSLASSDEAHHGRAVAMTVATGTGHLYALHLHNNCPELPPVEDIVKRLQEIQMEFQRDGLSMELPCSMTDTKPCWILDNLRTFNRILMRVDIELKEEEPRKLCVCSLDEAVVVHSNDNWVFDACILFHLLLKRHKCIQTLHLDKTAVASGYPQILCDALACNRGLKRLAIACWDFLPATERTLVYSLCKMPALECICISQLSVTPSAAARIGDMIARAKCIRKVKFLENDMSPEAGTELMKGLCRNSNLELIWLDDNALGTGGARFLGEFLATSPKLRELSLSDVPCFDEQQLVFIAEGLKTNCSLEKLEIHGCRVAPGGIDRLAEVLKTNTTLKCLEVSACNLAQAETRSFAILLELNTGLLEVDFRDNLIDDIGAIRLAQALKFNMHLEKLNLEANHINSQGVVSLVEALGSNSVLKELMLGCVEAEDEEDQRAVTAALNRTAAYDRVRLSCYDIRGVFQLSASLRMHADRITSVHLDSSVDLDADCLKDLFVALATVSCLKFLCIESQATMDGSAARRFAKLLVTTKTLKHIQMNSCSADSVALETVMRGLKKNRSVLFMEMEFAACNIACTEAFVDMLKGNTTLTHFGYITTKLSELQVIARELLANHVLTSLKIWEKPSFRETIFEIHEILRRNVSYLNRAVEFAMEPEKFGTQRYPAVAFEELCQTDSFQNHLASIAGPRGAPEAMRNARRHITTNLFAITGVCQVPVTCWPHPEGALQIDCLNIFCWLNIFSHLKVTDIVV from the coding sequence GCCTGACATCCAGTTGGTCCATGCTGCCAACAGCAACACAGCAGCAGACATCACTGGCAAGCTAAATGTGGCTTGTGGGGCGGCACCTTCAGTTCCTGTTCGTGATTTTGCTGCTGACCAGTTGGCGTACAGGCGCATAGACCCCATTGGCACGAGAGGTGGGGGTGATGCCTCTGCACCCGCTGCGGTCAACAGCAGGCGTGCAGACAAGACCACCAAATCACCCAGGAATGGGCAGCGCAGTTGGCACAGCCACGCAAGTGGTGTCCGGGATTCTACAGAAAGTAAACCGAAGTCCCGACCTATGCTAAGTACAAACAATTCGAGTGACTTGCCTGTGAGCCATGTGTCCAGCTTGCCCAGGCGTTGCAGAGCTGAACCCAGGTGCGCGTCTCTGCCCGAACGCAGTGGGCAACAGCGCAGGCCATTGGCAGAAAAAGTTCCGCATGACCGTTCCAACAGCAAGACTGATGCAATGACCTGCAGGCCCTCCTCTGGCTACCCACCAGGTACCAAGCCATTTGCACGATCATCAAAGAGTTGGAAAAGTCTCGCTAGTAGCGATGAGGCTCACCATGGACGAGCTGTAGCCATGACCGTTGCCACTGGCACAGGCCATCTGTACGCGCTGCACTTGCACAACAACTGTCCAGAGTTGCCACCAGTGGAGGACATCGTGAAGCGCCTGCAAGAAATACAAATGGAATTTCAAAGGGACGGCCTCAGTATGGAACTGCCATGCTCGATGACGGACACGAAGCCCTGCTGGATTTTGGACAACCTGAGGACATTCAACCGCATCTTGATGAGAGTCGACATTGAACTGAAGGAAGAAGAGCCGCGCAAACTCTGCGTTTGTTCTCTCGACGAAGCGGTGGTCGTGCACTCAAACGACAACTGGGTCTTCGATGCCTGCATCCTATTCCACTTGCTCCTCAAAAGGCACAAGTGCATACAAACGTTGCACCTAGACAAGACTGCTGTGGCATCCGGTTACCCACAGATACTCTGTGACGCGTTGGCCTGCAACAGGGGCCTTAAGCGCTTGGCCATTGCCTGTTGGGATTTCTTACCCGCCACAGAGCGCACGCTTGTCTACTCGCTGTGCAAGATGCCTGCGCTCGAATGTATTTGCATTTCCCAACTGTCTGTCACGCCAAGTGCAGCTGCACGCATTGGTGACATGATAGCGAGGGCAAAGTGCATACGCAAGGTTAAGTTCCTGGAAAATGACATGTCACCTGAGGCCGGTACAGAGCTCATGAAGGGACTGTGTCGCAACAGCAACCTTGAGCTTATTTGGCTTGACGACAATGCCCTCGGAACCGGCGGAGCACGTTTCCTTGGCGAATTCCTCGCCACGTCTCCTAAGTTGCGAGAGCTGTCGCTGAGTGATGTGCCATGCTTCGATGAACAGCAACTGGTGTTCATTGCAGAGGGGCTGAAGACAAATTGTAGCCTCGAGAAACTGGAGATTCATGGGTGCCGCGTTGCTCCGGGTGGCATTGACAGGCTTGCTGAAGTTCTAAAGACCAACACCACTCTGAAGTGTTTGGAGGTGTCCGCATGCAACCTTGCACAAGCAGAAACCAGGTCTTTCGCAATCCTTTTGGAGCTTAACACCGGTCTCCTTGAAGTAGACTTCAGGGACAACCTCATCGATGACATTGGAGCAATCCGGCTGGCGCAGGCATTGAAGTTCAATATGCACCTGGAGAAGCTCAACCTTGAGGCTAACCATATCAACTCGCAGGGAGTGGTTTCGCTCGTCGAAGCACTTGGGAGCAACAGTGTACTGAAAGAGCTGATGCTAGGCTGTGTTGAAGCAGAGGACGAAGAGGACCAACGGGCAGTCACAGCCGCTCTAAACCGCACCGCTGCCTATGACCGCGTGCGACTGAGCTGCTATGACATTCGAGGTGTCTTCCAGCTCTCGGCGAGCCTCCGCATGCATGCCGACCGTATCACATCGGTGCACTTGGACTCGAGCGTCGACCTCGATGCTGATTGCCTCAAGGACCTGTTTGTTGCACTGGCTACGGTTTCGTGCCTCAAGTTTCTCTGCATAGAATCCCAAGCCACTATGGACGGTTCCGCAGCAAGGAGGTTTGCCAAGCTACTGGTAACAACGAAGACGTTGAAGCATATTCAGATGAACTCCTGCAGCGCTGACAGCGTGGCGCTGGAAACAGTCATGAGGGGCTTGAAGAAGAACCGGTCTGTGCTGTTCATGGAGATGGAGTTTGCGGCCTGCAACATTGCTTGCACCgaagcatttgtggacatgttgAAGGGGAACACAACGCTCACCCATTTTGGCTACATTACCACCAAGCTGTCCGAGCTGCAGGTGATTGCTCGCGAGCTGCTGGCAAATCACGTCCTGACTTCCCTCAAGATTTGGGAGAAGCCCAGCTTCCGGGAGACCATCTTTGAAATTCACGAAATCCTTCGGCGTAACGTCTCGTACCTCAACCGGGCTGTCGAGTTTGCCATGGAGCCGGAGAAGTTTGGTACCCAGCGGTATCCTGCTGTGGCTTTTGAGGAGCTCTGTCAGACGGACTCCTTCCAGAACCATCTTGCCAGCATTGCCGGGCCGCGCGGTGCGCCCGAGGCGATGCGCAATGCCCGTCGGCACATCACCACGAACCTGTTTGCCATCACAGGTGTGTGCCAAGTGCCCGTCACTTGCTGGCCGCACCCAGAAGGTGCACTGCAAATAGACTGTCTGAACATCTTCTGTTGGCTGAACATATTCTCCCATCTGAAGGTAACGGACATTGTAGTCTGA
- the LOC119431974 gene encoding lupus La protein, translated as MTNADVDNVSADVSALEAKIIKQVEYYFGDFNLPRDKFLQAKLKLDDGWVTIETLLTFNRLKSLTTAENVVAEALKKSTSQLLEVSDDGKKIRRSASKPVPESNKEHQQKLDELSVYVKGFPPTATIDELLEFFGQFGQCINVFMRRYPKTHKFKGSVFATFATKEEADAFLAKEGVKFNELELTRSMKTDYVARKKQERQARLDEKAKKKAANNEAAGGGDAAEEPEAPEIVLGCILRVKGLGEKTTWENLKQALAPYAAVAFVDYSRGQPEAVLRFVEEGSAQAVLAKLKAQGEGLKIDGNDVTAEALEGDEEVEYWKKLTAAKRDKKNRFKGGQRGNKGGHGRGRHQGSRRQDRGKKRAAEDDAGDEDNEAKKPAAKEGAADDCAASKAKRSKTDGEAAAE; from the coding sequence ATGACGAATGCGGACGTTGACAACGTGTCCGCCGACGTGTCGGCGCTGGAAGCCAAAATCATCAAGCAGGTGGAGTACTATTTTGGCGACTTCAACTTGCCTCGCGACAAATTCCTCCAAGCCAAGCTCAAGCTGGACGACGGCTGGGTGACGATAGAAACCCTGCTGACATTCAACAGGCTCAAGAGCCTCACCACGGCGGAGAACGTGGTGGCCGAGGCGCTGAAGAAGTCCACCAGCCAGCTCCTGGAGGTCAGTGACGATGGGAAGAAGATCCGTCGCAGCGCCTCCAAGCCGGTGCCCGAAAGCAACAAGGAGCACCAGCAGAAGTTGGACGAGCTTAGCGTCTACGTCAAGGGTTTTCCACCCACCGCCACCATCGACGAGCTGCTGGAATTTTTCGGCCAGTTCGGCCAGTGCATCAACGTCTTCATGAGGCGCTACCCCAAGACACACAAGTTCAAGGGCTCCGTGTTCGCCACCTTCGCGACGAAGGAAGAAGCCGACGCGTTCCTCGCGAAGGAGGGCGTCAAGTTCAACGAGCTCGAGCTGACGCGGTCCATGAAGACGGACTACGTGGCCCGAAAGAAGCAGGAGCGCCAGGCCAGACTAGACGAGAAGGCCAAGAAGAAGGCCGCCAACAATGAAGCGGCGGGAGGCGGTGACGCAGCCGAGGAGCCGGAGGCTCCCGAAATCGTGCTCGGTTGCATTCTGCGCGTCAAAGGGCTCGGCGAGAAGACCACGTGGGAGAACCTCAAGCAGGCTCTCGCGCCGTACGCCGCGGTTGCTTTCGTCGATTACTCGAGGGGCCAACCCGAGGCCGTGCTGCGTTTCGTCGAGGAAGGCTCCGCGCAAGCCGTCCTGGCCAAACTGAAGGCGCAGGGCGAAGGCCTCAAGATCGACGGGAACGACGTCACCGCCGAGGCCTTGGAAGGCGACGAGGAGGTCGAGTACTGGAAGAAGCTGACCGCGGCCAAGCGAGACAAGAAGAACCGCTTCAAGGGCGGTCAACGCGGTAACAAGGGTGGTCATGGACGAGGTCGTCACCAGGGCAGCAGGAGGCAGGACCGAGGCAAGAAGCGCGCCGCCGAAGATGATGCTGGCGACGAAGACAACGAAGCCAAGAAGCCAGCCGCGAAAGAAGGCGCGGCGGATGATTGCGCAGCCAGCAAAGCCAAGAGGTCCAAGACGGACGGTGAAGCTGCTGCCGAATAG
- the LOC119431973 gene encoding N-acetyltransferase ESCO2 encodes MPYEGRKPNSFYSSTNYLSPLERKRLRAIENQTPATERTDQTSSKRTSKKSAPKRRDNAGKTQPPGKRKRSASDSSRTTRAKSRQQRSAAAHKAPSAAAKKKALVVPLSEQASLPSATSENPETEPPAKKVRKFFSSGLRAPANASSSPMAVATAVSWNPKFKLKFEPTVAPLKKPSTPASVKSAKKELVMTVPFRPAKKATVEAITSLRSVDCVLPEPKLREPPGEPRVDDAGPGKTVSGIANTMAKRSLVMTVPFRRSHVQAPTVVSGSRVDLSMQEQVPRKPPEKTKAENIELRDNEHAKTRAETSCANVSSLGVKTDVLEEAGHEFSDVCEPCGRMNDNSEVEEDHSSSKKDDSPSSATMHEHSIVHLEAEVKQSKPIVTTPTRGSSTRSFTFQDRRDSADRSMPLRALCTNTPGTTDGRKFGDHSLPLRALCVNTPDHTGGRTFAKRPSTPPPDSSRSPNRQSLYPIFSTPTSNRKTRMELRQIPASPIEVPKKRFMPGSSDPAQLIIDAGQKKFGHTTCAVCGMVYTIGEVEDEKLHAKYHRSYLAIVKFPGWKNQREVGLYPDGKIIMVSPNDPKCMLNKMDEIRQMVDRELGILEDESTHRAPQMYFVFVSYSKNVLGFLSAQEIKQGYRVIPNENSDGNNSYCCECDPKPAVCGVTRIWTAPFYRRKKVASRLLNRLRMNFSFGCPLELSKIAFSDPTLMGRELAAAYTRNDRFLVFRP; translated from the exons ATGCCTTACGAGGGCAGGAAGCCGAACAGTTTCTACTCCTCGACCAACTATCTGAGCCCACTCGAGCGAAAGCGCCTGCGAGCCATCGAGAACCAAACGCCAGCGACGGAAAGGACAGATCAAACTTCCAGCAAGCGCACTTCGAAGAAGAGCGCTCCGAAACGTCGGGATAATGCCGGAAAAACACAGCCGCCCGGGAAGCGAAAGCGAAGCGCCTCGGATTCGTCGAGGACCACCAGGGCGAAGTCCCGGCAGCAACGCTCGGCCGCAGCGCACAAGGCTCCTTCGGCGGCTGCCAAAAAGAAAGCCTTGGTCGTACCGCTGTCGGAGCAGGCTAGCTTACCGTCGGCTACTTCGGAGAATCCCGAAACTGAGCCGCCTGCCAAGAAAGTCCGCAAGTTCTTCTCGTCAGGGCTGCGCGCTCCGGCGAACGCCTCCAGCAGCCCGATGGCAGTGGCCACGGCTGTCTCGTGGAACCCCAAGTTCAAACTGAAGTTCGAGCCAACCGTCGCGCCGCTGAAGAAACCGTCGACCCCGGCTTCGGTCAAGTCGGCCAAGAAGGAGCTGGTAATGACCGTGCCTTTCAGGCCGGCCAAAAAAGCGACGGTGGAAGCTATCACTTCCTTAAGGAGCGTCGATTGCGTTTTGCCTGAGCCGAAGCTTCGTGAACCGCCGGGTGAACCCAGAGTGGATGACGCTGGGCCAGGGAAAACAGTCAGTGGAATCGCAAACACAATGGCGAAAAGGTCACTGGTGATGACTGTACCTTTCAGACGGTCTCATGTGCAGGCACCGACTGTCGTCTCTGGTTCGAGAGTTGACCTCAGTATGCAAGAGCAAGTACCTCGCAAACCACCGGAGAAAACAAAAGCCGAAAACATAGAATTGCGAGACAACGAGCATGCCAAAACTAGAGCTGAAACTAGCTGTGCAAATGTGAGCTCTCTCGGAGTAAAGACAGATGTCTTGGAAGAAGCAGGGCACGAGTTTTCTGATGTGTGCGAGCCATGTGGCAGAATGAACGACAACAGTGAGGTTGAAGAAGACCACAGTTCCTCGAAGAAAGATGACTCCCCATCTTCCGCAACTATGCACGAACATTCCATTGTTCACTTAGAGGCCGAAGTAAAGCAAAGCAAGCCCATTGTCACTACCCCAACTCGAGGCAGTAGCACTCGCAGTTTCACGTTCCAAGACCGCCGTGACAGTGCAGACCGTTCCATGCCCCTGAGAGCATTGTGCACAAATACACCGGGCACCACAGATGGCAGGAAATTTGGCGACCATTCCCTGCCTTTGAGAGCACTGTGCGTAAATACACCGGATCACACAGGTGGCAGAACATTTGCCAAGAGGCCAAGTACGCCACCACCAGACAGCTCTCGCAGCCCAAATAGACAGTCTCTTTACCCAATCTTTTCAACACCCACTTCAAACCGCAAAACGAGGATGGAACTGCGCCAAATACCCGCCTCGCCCATCGAGGTGCCAAAAAAACGGTTCATGCCGGGATCGTCAGACCCAGCGCAGCTCATAATTGACGCTGGACAAAAGAAGTTTGGACACACGACGTGTGCCGTGTGTGGGATGGTGTACACGATTGGAGAAGTTGAAGACGAAAAGCTGCACGCAAAGTACCATCGGTCCTACCTGGCAATTGTGAAGTTTCCG GGCTGGAAGAACCAGCGCGAAGTTGGCCTCTATCCGGACGGCAAGATAATCATGGTGTCGCCGAATGATCCCAAGTGCATGCTCAACAAGATGGACGAGATACGACAGATGGTTGACAG GGAGCTGGGCATACTAGAAGATGAGTCGACTCACCGTGCTCCACAGATGTACTTTGTGTTCGTGTCGTACTCGAAGAACGTGCTCGGATTCCTCTCTGCTCAGGAAATCAAGCAG GGCTATAGAGTAATCCCCAACGAAAACAGCGACGGGAACAACAGTTACTGCTGCGAGTGCGACCCAAAACCAGCCGTTTGCGGAGTCACTCGAATCTGGACGGCGCCATTCTACAGGCGAAAGAAGGTGGCATCGAGGTTGCTGAACCGACTTCG AATGAACTTTTCCTTTGGCTGCCCGCTCGAGTTGAGCAAGATTGCCTTCTCGGACCCAACCCTCATGGGCCGTGAGCTCGCCGCAGCATACACACGGAACGACAGATTCCTCGTATTCCGTCCCTGA
- the LOC119431950 gene encoding coiled-coil domain-containing protein 25-like, with protein sequence MVIYFKSTVVSPPAVIFMGVDKFENEDLIKWGWPEDVWFHVDKVSSAHVYLRLQPNQTLDDVPSSVLEDCAQLVKANSIQGNKMNSIDVVYTMWANLKKTQGMEVGQVGFHKQKEVRTIRVEKRVNEIVNRLMKTKEERQPDLRAEREERDHKEREDKKQILREQKEREKQELKEKEEQAKLKTYDTLMKGENMKSNKEDGYDSDDFM encoded by the exons ATGGTGATATACTTCAAAAGCACAG TGGTTTCGCCACCGGCTGTCATCTTCATGGGAGTGGACAAGTTCGAAA ACGAAGATCTCATCAAGTGGGGCTGGCCCGAAGACGTGTGGTTCCACGTGGACAAGGTGTCTTCAGCCCATGTGTACCTTCGGCTGCAGCCA aacCAAACACTGGATGATGTGCCATCGAGCGTACTCGAGGACTGTGCGCAGCTCGTGAAGGCAAACAGCATTCAAG GCAACAAGATGAACTCCATCGATGTTGTTTACACCATGTGGGCCAACCTGAAGAAGACTCAAGGAATGGAAGTTGGCCAGGTTGGCTTCCACAAGCAAAAGGAG GTACGGACAATCCGGGTGGAGAAGCGCGTCAATGAGATTGTCAACCGGCTGATGAAGACCAAGGAGGAACGGCAGCCGGACCTGCGCGCCGAGCGCGAGGAGCGGGACCATAAGGAGCGCGAGGACAAGAAGCAGATCCTTCGCGAGCAAAAGGAGCGAGAGAAGCAGGAGCTGAAGGAGAAGGAGGAACAGGCCAAGCTCAA GACCTATGACACATTGATGAAAGGAGAAAACATGAAATCAAACAAG